Proteins encoded by one window of Acuticoccus sp. MNP-M23:
- a CDS encoding transporter has product MAQDKADELAKQLSNPIASLVSVPFQYNIDFGIGPDGDGVSQTLNIQPVIPIRINESWNLISRTIVPVKWETNIYPRDVFGIGDTVQSLFLSPTAPGPGGLIWGVGPVFNLPTATDKLLGTGQFGIGPTAVGLIQEGRWTFGTLANHIWSVDKNAEVNATFVQPFVAYALGSGQTLTLDTETTYNWNSEQATVPINAQYTKVFTIGDQPASFQAGGRVYVNRPKYGPDWGLRANFSLLFPK; this is encoded by the coding sequence ATGGCTCAGGACAAGGCCGATGAGCTTGCCAAACAGCTGTCGAACCCCATCGCCAGCCTCGTCAGCGTGCCGTTCCAGTACAACATCGACTTTGGCATCGGTCCCGATGGCGACGGCGTCAGCCAGACGCTCAACATCCAGCCCGTCATCCCGATCCGGATCAACGAGAGCTGGAATCTCATTTCCCGCACGATCGTCCCGGTGAAGTGGGAGACCAACATCTATCCCCGCGACGTGTTCGGCATCGGCGACACCGTGCAAAGCCTGTTTTTATCGCCCACCGCACCAGGGCCGGGTGGCCTGATCTGGGGCGTCGGCCCCGTGTTCAACCTGCCGACGGCCACGGACAAGCTGCTCGGAACCGGGCAATTCGGCATCGGCCCCACAGCAGTCGGACTCATCCAGGAAGGGCGATGGACCTTTGGCACGCTCGCCAACCACATCTGGTCCGTGGACAAGAATGCAGAAGTCAACGCCACCTTCGTGCAGCCATTCGTGGCCTATGCGCTGGGAAGTGGCCAGACGCTGACGCTCGACACCGAAACCACGTACAACTGGAACAGCGAGCAGGCGACGGTGCCGATCAACGCCCAGTACACCAAGGTCTTCACGATCGGAGACCAGCCGGCGAGCTTTCAGGCTGGTGGGCGCGTGTATGTCAACCGCCCGAAATACGGTCCGGACTGGGGCCTGCGCGCCAACTTCTCGCTCTTGTTTCCGAAGTAG
- a CDS encoding sulfatase-like hydrolase/transferase: protein MKGVKPADNMYPALQRPDQDKAAVAKLEALEAKTGKKPNIMVFLLDDVGWMDMGFNGGGVAVGNATPNMDELAEDGLLLTSAYSTPSCSPSRATIHTGQNPLHHGILRPPMYGESGGLDGATTLPKLLKDKGYTTQGVGKWHMGENKGSLPQNVGYDDYVGFLGVSDMYTEWRDIYLNPEIALSPSRFDMMVEDEFNHNEVHCTAADTEKCEDGKLIDLDYIKDLDQHWKDVSLDFIEKQKDADDPFFLYHATRGCHFDNYPSDDYAGKSAAHTVYSDCMVEMDDVFGSLVDKLEETGQLENTLILLTSDNGPECEIPPHGRTPFRGCKGSNWEGGVRVPTFAYWKDMIPARRSDGLFDFADILPTAMSITGVKGGDIGKLFDEKTYIDGVDQMSFLLADDGESNRRSRPYTINQYFGAMRIDEFKYMFTGEIQDSIVQKGNWGGFSGTIFHDTGGAVMFNLYANPQEDVNVGIRHIPATVPLMSASGDYMAELMKFPPQFKIGFVGNNPALYNLAPEVRGGVEKMLKERGVGRPTP from the coding sequence ATGAAGGGTGTGAAACCGGCCGACAACATGTACCCCGCGCTGCAGCGTCCCGATCAGGACAAGGCCGCAGTGGCCAAGCTCGAAGCGCTGGAAGCCAAGACCGGCAAGAAGCCGAACATCATGGTCTTCCTGCTCGACGACGTGGGCTGGATGGACATGGGCTTCAACGGCGGTGGTGTCGCCGTCGGCAACGCCACGCCGAACATGGACGAGCTGGCAGAAGACGGCCTCCTGCTCACTTCCGCCTACTCCACCCCCTCCTGCTCACCGAGCCGCGCGACCATCCACACCGGCCAGAACCCGCTGCACCACGGCATCCTGCGGCCGCCGATGTACGGCGAGTCCGGTGGCCTCGACGGTGCGACCACGCTGCCCAAGCTCCTGAAGGACAAGGGTTATACGACCCAAGGCGTCGGCAAGTGGCACATGGGCGAGAACAAGGGTTCGCTGCCGCAGAACGTCGGCTACGACGACTATGTCGGCTTCCTCGGCGTGTCGGACATGTACACCGAGTGGCGCGATATCTACCTGAACCCGGAAATCGCGCTGTCCCCGTCCCGCTTCGACATGATGGTTGAGGACGAGTTCAACCACAACGAAGTCCACTGCACCGCGGCGGACACCGAGAAGTGTGAAGACGGCAAGCTGATCGACCTGGATTACATCAAGGATCTCGACCAGCACTGGAAGGACGTCAGCCTCGACTTCATCGAGAAGCAGAAAGACGCGGACGATCCGTTCTTCCTGTATCACGCCACGCGCGGCTGCCACTTCGACAACTATCCGAGCGACGACTACGCCGGCAAGTCCGCGGCGCACACCGTGTACTCCGACTGCATGGTCGAAATGGACGACGTGTTCGGCTCTCTGGTCGACAAGCTGGAAGAAACCGGCCAGCTCGAAAACACGCTGATCCTGCTGACCTCGGACAACGGTCCGGAATGCGAGATCCCGCCGCATGGCCGCACGCCGTTCCGTGGCTGCAAGGGCTCCAACTGGGAAGGTGGCGTTCGCGTCCCGACCTTCGCCTACTGGAAGGACATGATCCCGGCGCGCCGTTCCGATGGCCTGTTCGATTTCGCCGACATCCTGCCGACCGCCATGTCGATCACCGGCGTCAAGGGCGGCGATATCGGCAAGCTCTTCGACGAGAAGACCTACATCGACGGTGTGGACCAGATGTCGTTCCTTCTTGCAGACGACGGCGAATCCAACCGCCGCAGCCGGCCCTACACCATCAACCAGTACTTCGGCGCGATGCGTATCGACGAGTTCAAGTACATGTTCACTGGCGAGATCCAGGACTCGATCGTGCAGAAGGGTAATTGGGGTGGCTTCAGCGGCACCATCTTCCACGACACCGGCGGCGCCGTCATGTTCAACCTTTACGCCAATCCGCAGGAAGACGTGAACGTCGGCATCCGGCACATTCCGGCCACCGTGCCGCTGATGTCGGCCTCGGGCGACTACATGGCCGAGCTGATGAAGTTCCCGCCGCAGTTCAAGATCGGCTTCGTGGGCAACAACCCGGCGCTCTACAACCTGGCGCCCGAAGTCCGCGGTGGCGTGGAGAAAATGCTCAAGGAACGCGGCGTCGGTCGCCCGACCCCGTAA
- a CDS encoding DUF2092 domain-containing protein: protein MSKSSIKLRPAASTITTGVILATMFVAAGSQPVFAESAEAKKILRKMSDTLVSQTSIAFAYDTALDVVTDEGQVVSIASSGGVAFDRDGRLHATRTGGFSDVEMMFDGTDVTVAGRNADAYATAEYSGSVEQLLDVLHDQYGFPVPGADILVADPYAVLMDGVTDVKDLGAGVIGGVMCDHIALRTETVDWQIFVAQGDRPLPCRYVITSEDIEGAPRYQIDFDDWATGGKVAEAAFTFDAMDDATLVSFEELRALANEIPSHFKLGDQ, encoded by the coding sequence ATGTCAAAAAGCAGCATAAAACTCCGACCTGCCGCATCGACGATCACAACTGGCGTAATTCTGGCGACCATGTTTGTTGCCGCTGGCAGCCAACCAGTTTTCGCGGAAAGCGCCGAAGCAAAAAAGATCCTGAGAAAGATGTCGGATACGCTGGTGTCTCAGACATCAATCGCCTTTGCGTATGACACGGCGCTCGATGTCGTAACGGACGAGGGGCAGGTCGTCAGCATCGCGTCGTCTGGCGGGGTCGCTTTCGATCGCGACGGTCGTCTTCACGCGACCCGGACCGGTGGCTTTTCCGATGTCGAAATGATGTTCGACGGGACGGATGTGACGGTCGCCGGCAGAAACGCCGACGCCTACGCGACGGCTGAATATTCCGGCAGCGTCGAGCAGTTGCTCGACGTCCTGCATGACCAGTACGGCTTTCCGGTCCCCGGCGCCGACATTCTGGTCGCAGATCCCTATGCGGTGCTGATGGACGGCGTCACCGACGTCAAGGATCTCGGCGCGGGCGTGATCGGCGGCGTGATGTGCGACCACATCGCGCTTCGGACCGAAACTGTCGACTGGCAGATCTTCGTGGCGCAGGGCGACCGCCCCCTGCCGTGCCGGTACGTCATCACGTCGGAGGATATCGAAGGCGCACCGCGCTACCAGATCGATTTCGACGACTGGGCGACCGGCGGCAAGGTCGCCGAAGCCGCCTTCACCTTCGACGCGATGGACGACGCGACGTTGGTCAGCTTCGAAGAACTGCGCGCCCTCGCCAACGAGATTCCGTCCCACTTCAAACTTGGAGACCAGTGA
- a CDS encoding MFS transporter: MLSVLDNRIYRHLFAAQVLSLLGTGLTTVALGLLAYDLAGADAGRVLGTALALKMIAYVGIAPIAGALAGRVPRRAFLVGLDLARAAMVLFLPFVTELWQVYGLVFAFQACSAAFTPTFQATIPEVLADERAYTNALSLSRLAYDLESLVSPMVAGALLTLVSFHWLFVGNALGFLASAALVASVALPAVRGKNSAKPFLRRLTRGSWIYLATPRLRGLLALNFALASAGAMVIVNTVVLVKGELGGSDGDVAIAFAAYGLGSMVVALALPRLLFGGPQDQPQFAPRTVMLAGSAILPVALVLASASSSLVAISGLWGVMGIGASLIQTPAGLLLRRSSHAEDRPTLYAAQFALSHACWLITYPVAGWLGSSFGLGPTFIVMALGAIFGTAAAAVLWPRHDPDVIDHFHDAVEHSHDFADDVHHGASAIDQLSTDWHRHRPVRHAHPFVIDDHHPVWPAGR, from the coding sequence ATGCTGTCCGTTCTCGACAACCGCATTTATCGTCATCTCTTCGCCGCGCAGGTGCTGTCGCTTCTGGGGACGGGGCTGACGACCGTCGCGCTCGGGCTGCTCGCCTACGATCTTGCCGGCGCGGATGCGGGGCGCGTTCTGGGCACCGCGCTCGCACTCAAGATGATCGCCTATGTCGGGATCGCGCCGATTGCGGGTGCGCTCGCCGGCCGTGTGCCGCGCCGCGCCTTCCTTGTCGGACTCGACCTTGCCCGCGCGGCGATGGTCCTTTTTCTGCCATTCGTGACCGAACTCTGGCAGGTCTACGGGCTGGTGTTCGCCTTCCAGGCCTGTTCGGCAGCCTTCACTCCAACCTTTCAGGCCACCATTCCGGAGGTTCTTGCCGACGAACGCGCCTACACAAACGCGCTTTCGTTGTCCCGTCTCGCCTACGATCTGGAATCGCTCGTCTCCCCGATGGTGGCGGGCGCGCTGCTCACGCTGGTGAGCTTCCACTGGCTGTTCGTGGGCAATGCGCTCGGCTTTCTCGCATCCGCGGCGCTGGTCGCGTCCGTTGCGCTGCCCGCGGTGCGCGGCAAGAACTCCGCCAAGCCATTCTTGCGGCGGCTGACGCGCGGCAGCTGGATCTATCTCGCCACGCCCCGGCTACGGGGGCTGCTTGCGCTCAATTTCGCGCTCGCTTCGGCGGGCGCGATGGTGATCGTCAACACCGTCGTTCTGGTGAAGGGCGAACTGGGTGGCAGCGACGGTGACGTCGCGATCGCGTTTGCCGCGTACGGGCTTGGCTCCATGGTTGTGGCGCTCGCATTGCCGCGCCTTCTCTTCGGCGGCCCTCAGGACCAGCCACAATTCGCGCCACGGACGGTGATGCTGGCCGGCAGCGCGATCCTCCCGGTGGCGCTCGTGCTCGCCAGCGCATCGTCCAGCCTCGTGGCCATCTCAGGGTTGTGGGGCGTGATGGGGATCGGCGCATCGCTGATCCAGACGCCGGCGGGGCTGCTGCTGCGCCGTTCGTCCCATGCCGAAGACCGCCCCACGCTCTATGCCGCGCAGTTTGCCCTTTCGCATGCCTGTTGGCTCATCACATACCCTGTGGCCGGTTGGCTTGGATCGAGCTTCGGTCTGGGGCCGACATTCATTGTGATGGCGCTCGGTGCAATTTTCGGCACCGCGGCGGCCGCGGTTCTGTGGCCGCGACACGATCCCGATGTAATCGACCATTTTCACGATGCCGTCGAGCACAGTCACGATTTTGCTGACGACGTTCACCACGGCGCCAGCGCCATCGACCAGCTGTCGACGGACTGGCACCGCCATCGGCCGGTCCGGCACGCCCACCCATTCGTCATCGACGATCACCACCCGGTGTGGCCCGCCGGCCGATAG
- a CDS encoding metal-sensing transcriptional repressor — MKKQPANTPLTAGEQPAGHQHTSHPLVIKRLKRAHGHLAAVVGMIEAERPCVDIAQQLHAVEKALSRARRVLIEDHIDNCLDAAVRSSGEGQGADLAEFKAITRYL, encoded by the coding sequence ATGAAGAAACAGCCCGCGAACACACCCCTCACTGCCGGCGAGCAGCCCGCCGGGCATCAGCACACGAGCCACCCGCTGGTCATCAAGCGGCTGAAGCGGGCGCACGGGCACCTCGCGGCCGTTGTCGGAATGATCGAGGCGGAGCGGCCTTGTGTGGACATCGCGCAGCAGCTTCATGCGGTGGAAAAGGCACTCAGTCGGGCCCGGCGCGTGTTGATCGAGGATCATATCGACAATTGCCTCGATGCTGCGGTCCGCAGCAGCGGCGAAGGGCAGGGCGCCGATCTGGCCGAGTTCAAAGCAATCACGCGGTACCTCTGA
- a CDS encoding LysR family transcriptional regulator — translation MNASLRGLSYIVAAAECANVSEAARRLNVSQPSISAAISQFEEKFAVQIFIRRHARGVMLTPAGERIVREARMLLTHAQDFSQMVSELGEGLTGEVVVGAFPSLAIRYMPQLLGSLAELHPGIVVVLHEGDQDELLAGLAEGRIEVALSYTLAVPGDVTVEPLQRLHPHAVLAARHPLAGSPAVDLKALAGEPFLLLDLPHSRDYFLRLFSAEGVQPQIAHRSRSTELLRGLVAHGRGYTLHNALPDTPYTYDGGRVSMVPLSGTREPTEVAILTSHRARRRPAVSVLLDHVRHYFGEEGTRMRSAHALP, via the coding sequence ATGAACGCGTCCCTGCGCGGGCTGTCCTACATCGTTGCGGCCGCGGAATGCGCCAACGTGTCCGAGGCGGCGCGGCGGCTCAATGTATCGCAACCATCCATTTCCGCTGCCATTTCGCAGTTCGAGGAGAAGTTTGCGGTCCAGATCTTCATCCGCCGGCACGCGCGCGGGGTGATGCTGACCCCGGCCGGCGAGCGTATCGTTCGCGAGGCGCGCATGCTGCTGACCCATGCGCAGGATTTTTCGCAGATGGTCAGCGAGCTGGGCGAAGGGCTGACCGGCGAGGTCGTGGTCGGTGCGTTCCCGAGCCTTGCAATCCGCTACATGCCCCAGCTCCTCGGTTCGCTGGCGGAGCTTCATCCGGGCATTGTGGTCGTGCTGCACGAGGGCGATCAGGACGAGCTCCTCGCGGGCCTCGCCGAAGGCCGGATCGAGGTGGCGCTGTCCTACACGTTGGCGGTCCCGGGCGATGTGACGGTGGAGCCATTGCAGCGTCTCCATCCCCATGCCGTGCTGGCCGCCCGCCACCCCTTGGCAGGGTCGCCCGCAGTGGACCTCAAAGCACTGGCAGGCGAGCCGTTCCTGCTCCTCGATCTGCCCCATTCGCGCGATTATTTCCTGCGCCTTTTCTCCGCGGAGGGGGTGCAGCCACAGATCGCCCACCGCTCTCGCTCCACCGAGCTGTTGCGAGGTCTCGTGGCCCACGGGCGCGGCTACACGCTGCACAACGCACTGCCCGATACGCCCTACACCTACGACGGCGGCCGGGTGTCGATGGTTCCCCTCAGCGGGACCCGCGAGCCGACGGAGGTGGCGATCCTCACGTCGCACCGCGCGCGGCGGCGCCCTGCGGTCTCCGTCCTTCTGGACCATGTGCGGCACTATTTTGGTGAGGAAGGCACAAGGATGCGCAGTGCCCACGCGCTTCCCTAG
- a CDS encoding TRAP transporter substrate-binding protein: protein MRKFATLTAAALVAGALGMAGAQAQTPLRLSVETPQGEPLNFMLRSFAEALEEEAPGAFDVEIFDGGVLGDEIAQMELVRAGQVDVVPMGSDVVEIDDHFALFDAPFFFPDAKTARTALDGELGAMYAESLLERTGLKLLAFGELGFRMITNNVRPVVVPADLDGLKLRTPGSSTRIMAFETLGAAPTPMNLGEAYLAMQQGVLDGQENPFGTIREMSFHEVQKYLSLSRHVYTPITLVMNAKTWDGLSAEEQDAVMAAAETAKEASRAQSDDNTASLLDEFKAAGMEVNEIDLAAFKEAVPPIYDEIGSIVGPDFMDKATSTIEGN, encoded by the coding sequence ATGCGCAAGTTTGCGACCCTTACCGCGGCCGCCCTGGTGGCCGGTGCCCTCGGGATGGCTGGCGCGCAAGCGCAGACACCGCTCCGCCTTTCGGTGGAAACGCCGCAGGGCGAGCCGCTGAACTTCATGCTGCGCTCCTTCGCCGAAGCGCTTGAGGAAGAGGCGCCGGGCGCATTCGACGTGGAGATCTTCGACGGCGGCGTTCTTGGCGACGAAATCGCCCAGATGGAGCTGGTCCGCGCCGGCCAGGTCGACGTGGTGCCGATGGGTTCCGACGTGGTCGAGATCGACGATCATTTCGCCCTTTTCGATGCACCGTTCTTCTTCCCCGACGCAAAGACGGCACGCACCGCGCTCGACGGTGAACTGGGCGCCATGTACGCCGAGAGCCTGCTCGAGCGCACCGGCCTGAAGCTTCTCGCCTTTGGCGAACTCGGCTTCCGGATGATCACCAACAACGTGCGCCCTGTGGTGGTGCCGGCGGATCTGGACGGGCTCAAGCTGCGCACGCCCGGCTCCTCCACCCGCATCATGGCCTTCGAAACGCTGGGCGCTGCCCCCACGCCGATGAACCTTGGCGAAGCCTACCTCGCCATGCAGCAGGGTGTGCTCGACGGGCAGGAAAACCCCTTCGGTACCATCCGCGAAATGTCGTTCCACGAGGTGCAGAAATACCTGTCCCTCTCGCGCCACGTCTATACGCCGATCACGCTCGTCATGAATGCGAAGACCTGGGACGGCCTCAGCGCCGAAGAGCAGGACGCCGTGATGGCGGCGGCAGAAACGGCCAAGGAAGCCTCCCGCGCACAGTCGGATGACAACACCGCCAGCCTGCTCGACGAGTTCAAGGCCGCCGGCATGGAAGTCAACGAGATCGACCTTGCCGCCTTCAAGGAAGCCGTGCCGCCGATCTACGACGAAATCGGCAGCATTGTCGGCCCGGACTTCATGGACAAGGCAACCTCCACCATCGAAGGGAACTGA
- a CDS encoding Asp/Glu racemase, with protein sequence MAFERGVDPARLMPDGWGDKGRIGLVYLHSSVVMENEMWAMAAPGVSVHTSRIRIGKINVHDIGAMVESPEFETSIRLVAGAPVDVVLFGGTSASFLHGNAWDEATTARMQGWSGGTPALTTATACVRALESLGIGKVALATPYVEEVHERCAAWLGANGHPVTDGRFLSITEDQALAEVPLDDIWELCKAVDTPDADAVFISCTNFRSIALIKALEEELGKPVISAIQASMWGALNVMGVAGARPGYGRLMADVEAESEL encoded by the coding sequence ATGGCATTCGAGCGAGGCGTAGATCCCGCACGCCTCATGCCCGACGGGTGGGGGGACAAGGGCCGGATCGGGCTCGTCTACCTCCACTCGTCCGTGGTGATGGAAAACGAGATGTGGGCGATGGCGGCACCCGGCGTGTCGGTCCACACCTCCCGCATTCGCATCGGCAAGATCAACGTGCACGACATTGGCGCGATGGTGGAATCGCCTGAGTTCGAGACCAGCATCCGTCTTGTGGCGGGCGCGCCGGTCGATGTCGTGCTGTTCGGCGGCACCAGCGCGTCCTTCCTCCACGGCAACGCCTGGGACGAAGCGACGACGGCGCGGATGCAGGGCTGGTCCGGCGGCACCCCGGCGCTGACGACGGCAACCGCCTGCGTTCGCGCGCTGGAATCGCTTGGCATCGGCAAGGTCGCGCTTGCAACGCCCTATGTCGAGGAAGTGCACGAGCGGTGCGCCGCATGGCTCGGCGCCAACGGCCATCCGGTGACCGACGGGCGCTTCCTGTCGATCACCGAAGACCAGGCGCTGGCGGAAGTCCCGCTCGACGACATCTGGGAGCTTTGCAAGGCCGTCGACACGCCGGATGCGGACGCGGTGTTCATTTCCTGCACCAACTTCCGCTCCATCGCGCTCATCAAGGCGCTGGAGGAGGAGCTGGGCAAACCGGTCATCTCGGCCATCCAGGCGTCGATGTGGGGCGCTTTGAACGTGATGGGCGTAGCCGGCGCACGGCCCGGCTACGGGCGGCTGATGGCGGACGTCGAGGCGGAGTCCGAATTGTGA
- a CDS encoding TRAP transporter small permease, with protein sequence MTKGSSYDDIAREVAHVGEGDHVERPALPGPLAFVDKVVEVAGVLALGLIVGLVLINACGRYLFSRPLVWTEEIVATLLIWVVMIGAYLALERGQMIASTAFLEKFAPPVRKTIVVASNALAAVTFAFIANVGWQYFGLFGTDKTPYFGFPKGVYIAALPLAAAAMALVAIGVAVFKIRRFR encoded by the coding sequence GTGACGAAGGGGTCCTCCTACGACGACATCGCGCGCGAGGTCGCCCACGTCGGCGAGGGGGACCATGTGGAGCGCCCCGCTTTGCCGGGGCCTCTGGCATTCGTCGACAAAGTGGTGGAAGTGGCCGGTGTTCTCGCTCTCGGCCTCATCGTCGGGCTCGTCCTCATCAACGCGTGCGGGCGCTATCTCTTCTCTCGTCCGCTGGTGTGGACGGAAGAGATTGTCGCGACGTTGCTCATCTGGGTTGTGATGATCGGTGCCTATCTGGCGCTGGAGCGCGGGCAGATGATCGCTTCCACCGCGTTTCTGGAAAAATTCGCGCCGCCCGTTCGCAAGACGATCGTGGTCGCGTCCAACGCGCTGGCGGCCGTGACGTTCGCGTTCATCGCAAACGTGGGCTGGCAATATTTCGGCCTCTTCGGCACCGACAAAACGCCCTATTTCGGCTTTCCCAAAGGCGTCTACATTGCAGCGCTCCCGCTGGCTGCGGCGGCCATGGCGCTGGTTGCCATCGGGGTCGCCGTTTTCAAGATCCGCAGGTTCCGATGA
- a CDS encoding TRAP transporter large permease yields MILAGLAMALLCLLVIVGVPLVVSLASITAGYFLITGAWQLAFAQQTIQAIDDFVLLALPLFVLAGAIMNVGGITARLFTFAAALVGHFRGGLAHVNVATSVLFGGMIGTSVADLAGTGSVIIPSMKERGYPPAFAAALSASSSGIGPLLPPSSPMILYSAVTGVSLSSLFLAGVVPGLLLALVFMGVVAVMARGGRFERGAPFEIRTALRAGRSAIPPLGMPAIILSGLVLGVFTPSEAGAFAVAYGIILAGPLYRQLTFARLYKAAVDTVILTGEIMLVVGISAALGWALSLAKVPAELTALIDTANIADSPFLTLCALLLVALIAGMFLDPLIPVIVPILLPTLIALDVDLLHFGILIVVTVVIGQVTPPVALSLVVAAKIARVDVMSALRANTPFLVATIALLLLLAAQPGFALWLPRVLD; encoded by the coding sequence ATGATCCTTGCGGGCCTTGCCATGGCACTCCTGTGCCTCCTCGTGATCGTCGGCGTTCCGCTGGTGGTCTCGCTCGCCTCCATCACCGCCGGTTACTTCCTCATCACGGGCGCATGGCAGCTGGCCTTCGCGCAGCAGACCATCCAGGCGATCGACGATTTTGTCCTCCTCGCCCTGCCGCTGTTCGTGCTCGCCGGTGCGATCATGAATGTCGGCGGCATCACGGCGCGGCTCTTCACCTTCGCGGCGGCGCTGGTCGGCCATTTCCGCGGGGGCCTTGCGCACGTCAACGTGGCGACCAGCGTTCTTTTCGGCGGGATGATCGGCACCTCGGTCGCCGATCTGGCGGGCACCGGCTCGGTCATCATTCCCTCCATGAAGGAGCGCGGCTATCCGCCCGCATTTGCGGCAGCGCTGTCGGCGTCCTCCTCCGGCATCGGCCCGCTACTGCCGCCAAGTTCGCCGATGATCCTTTATTCGGCCGTCACCGGGGTCTCGCTCTCCTCGCTCTTTCTGGCCGGTGTGGTGCCGGGACTGCTCCTTGCCCTCGTCTTCATGGGCGTGGTGGCGGTGATGGCCCGCGGCGGCCGCTTCGAGCGCGGCGCACCGTTCGAGATCCGGACCGCGCTGCGGGCGGGGCGGTCTGCAATCCCGCCGCTCGGCATGCCGGCGATCATCCTGTCCGGGCTCGTCCTCGGCGTGTTCACGCCGTCGGAGGCCGGAGCATTCGCCGTCGCCTACGGGATCATCCTCGCCGGCCCGCTCTACCGCCAGCTCACCTTCGCGCGGCTTTACAAGGCAGCTGTCGACACGGTCATCCTGACGGGCGAGATCATGCTGGTGGTCGGAATCTCGGCAGCCCTCGGCTGGGCGCTGTCGCTTGCCAAGGTGCCGGCCGAACTCACCGCCCTGATCGATACCGCAAATATCGCAGACAGCCCGTTCCTGACGCTGTGTGCGCTCCTTCTCGTCGCGCTGATTGCGGGCATGTTCCTCGATCCGCTGATCCCGGTGATCGTGCCGATCCTCCTGCCGACGCTGATCGCGCTGGATGTGGATCTTCTCCACTTCGGCATTCTCATCGTGGTCACGGTGGTGATCGGCCAGGTGACGCCGCCCGTTGCGCTCTCCCTGGTGGTGGCGGCGAAGATCGCCAGGGTGGACGTGATGTCCGCCCTGCGGGCCAACACGCCCTTCCTCGTTGCCACCATCGCGCTGCTTCTGCTGCTTGCCGCTCAGCCCGGCTTCGCACTCTGGCTCCCCCGCGTCCTCGACTGA
- a CDS encoding mandelate racemase/muconate lactonizing enzyme family protein: MKITDVSVSTHRFDTVLPVVDRPGPSEVRVICTISTDTGLTGTGMTARFLPAAVAAAIQSHLGPAIVGLDPCRPAMVTGRLMPLVSERGIANGVNRAALSCIDLALWDITGKALGARVSDLFGGFADDAPAYVTCGFPNLDRDEQAALCKAMVGEGYGTIKMVVGHKDGLAEDVARIRAIRAAVGEGVGIAIDANEKFSYATALRLCQMLDGEPIAWFEDPVFNNDARDLGRLRAATGIAVGAGQMDGHARRFREFAEHDALDLYMPNSMYNGGMSETQRVAALANVNERPLSDAGGGGIYCLHHMTAFPGATLAEVHLGTLHLERQLFTEAPRVEGGRSALPDGPGFGVTLDADVLRGTLI, encoded by the coding sequence ATGAAGATTACCGACGTTTCGGTCAGCACGCACCGTTTTGACACTGTGCTGCCGGTGGTGGATCGGCCGGGCCCGTCCGAGGTGCGCGTGATCTGCACGATTTCCACCGACACTGGCCTCACAGGCACCGGGATGACGGCGCGCTTTCTGCCTGCGGCCGTGGCGGCGGCGATCCAAAGCCACCTCGGCCCGGCCATTGTCGGCCTCGACCCGTGCCGGCCGGCCATGGTGACGGGCCGCCTGATGCCGCTCGTCTCAGAGCGCGGCATCGCCAATGGCGTCAACCGCGCGGCGCTGTCGTGCATCGATCTGGCGCTCTGGGATATTACCGGCAAGGCGCTTGGCGCGCGGGTCTCGGACCTCTTCGGCGGCTTCGCCGACGATGCACCCGCCTACGTTACCTGCGGCTTCCCGAACCTTGATCGTGACGAGCAGGCGGCGCTCTGCAAGGCGATGGTGGGGGAAGGGTACGGGACCATCAAGATGGTGGTGGGGCACAAGGACGGACTTGCCGAGGACGTCGCGCGCATCCGTGCGATCCGGGCGGCGGTGGGCGAGGGCGTCGGCATCGCGATCGACGCCAACGAGAAGTTCTCCTACGCCACCGCACTTCGCCTGTGCCAGATGCTGGATGGCGAACCCATCGCCTGGTTCGAGGATCCCGTCTTCAACAACGACGCGCGCGATCTCGGCCGGCTGCGCGCTGCGACCGGCATTGCCGTCGGCGCGGGCCAGATGGATGGCCACGCGCGCCGCTTCCGCGAGTTTGCCGAGCACGACGCACTCGACCTCTACATGCCCAACAGCATGTACAATGGCGGGATGAGCGAGACGCAGCGCGTCGCGGCGCTCGCCAACGTCAACGAGCGGCCGCTGTCGGATGCAGGCGGCGGGGGCATCTATTGCCTCCACCACATGACGGCGTTTCCGGGTGCAACCCTTGCCGAGGTCCATCTCGGCACGCTTCATCTGGAGCGCCAGCTCTTCACCGAAGCGCCGCGCGTTGAAGGCGGGCGATCGGCCCTGCCCGACGGTCCCGGTTTTGGCGTGACCCTCGATGCGGACGTGCTGCGCGGCACGCTGATCTAG